Part of the Ignavibacterium album JCM 16511 genome, AATCATTTCCCCCCGCGCCAAATGATTTCGTATAACCTGATGCTACAAATCCACCATCAGAAGTTTGAACAACTGCATTTGCTTCTTCATCATTATTTCCACCGTAACCGTTTATCCATAAAGGATTACCTGTCTGATCTGTCTTTATTAACAAAACATTTCTTCCGCTCATAGCTCCATAAGAGCGAGTGTAACCAGTAATAATGAAGCCACCGTCTGTTGTTTCACTCACAAAAGTGCCAATATCAATATTACTTCCGCCATAAGTTCTTGTCCAGATTGTATCCGGTGCCTGAGCAAAACTGGCGGAAACAAATATAGATATGAGTAATATTCTTAATGAGAAGTGAATTTTGTTTGGATTGGTTTGGAGTAACATAGCTACCTCCGTAAAAAAATTTTATTGCTATATAAAGATAAGAATTTTCATTAATTAAAGTGGGAAGCTTCAATCTTATGTTTAATGTGGCTAAAGCCAACTAGTTTCTTTTTTCTTCCTTATCACTTGACTAAAGTCAAGTGCAAATAATTTATTTTTTCCTCTATTGCAGTCAGCTTTAGCTGACTGATTAATAATGAGCTCTTAAAAGTTAAAAGGCTTTAGCCACATTTATTAGAAATCAATTTTTTTCAATCATCATTCTATCATTCTTCTTTTTTTATGTGGCTAAAGCCAAAATTAGATTTATTTTTTTTATCAGTTCACTAAAGTGAAGTGCAATTTAATTTCTTTTTCTATTCCAGTCAGCTTTAGCTGACTGGAAAAATTTTCATAAATGAATAACAGGCTTTAACCTCATTTATTAGAAATCAATTTTGTTCAATCATCATTCTATCATTCTTCTTTTTTTATGTGGCTAAAGCCAAAATTAGATTTATTTTTTTTATCAGTTCACTAAAGTGAACTGCAATCTTAATTTCTTTTTCTATTCCAGTCAGCTTTAGCTTACTGTAAAAAATTTCATAAATGAATAACAGGCCTTAGCCTCATTTATGTTGAACAAACTTCCAGCCATATTTTTTCATAAACTCATCAACTTCTTCTGTGAAAGTTTTAACTTTATGATGCTCTTCTTGTTTAGAAATATATTCTCTGACACTTTCAATGTGACTCTCGCTTACACTCACCGCCCAGTAGTCATCTTGCCAGATAAATTTTGTTTTAGTTAATTTATTTTTATTTATCCAAAAAGATGATTCTCCTTTTATAAGCTGAGCAATTGTGCTTATAGTCTGATCTTTATTAACTGATATTAAACAGTGAATGTGGTCTTGATAGCCATTTATGCAATCAAGCCAGATGCCTTTTAATTTTGCATTATCTTTGATGTGTTGAAAAACTTTTTGCCTTATTTCTTTTGAGTTTAAATATGGCTCTCTGTTTTTTGTTGAGAAAACAAGGTGAACCCAGATTCTTACCCAGCTCAAATATCACTCCTTTTTTTATATGTGGCTAAAGCCAAAATAATTGTTTGAATTTTTCTAGTCAGTTCACTAAAGTGAACTGCAATAAAAATTCTTTTTCTATTGCAGTCAGCTTTAGCTGACTATAAAAAATTTCATAAATGAATAAAAGGCTTTAGCCTCATTTATTAAAAATTTTATTCACTCTTTATTTTACAAATCTTAATTTTATGTGGCTGAAGCCAAAATAATTGTTTGAATTTCTTTAGTCAGTTCACTAAAGTGAACTGCAATTATTATTTAGAATTATTCTTCATATATTTAATTGCAGTTGGCTTCAGCTAACTGATTATTAAAGATTTCAAA contains:
- the tnpA gene encoding IS200/IS605 family transposase yields the protein MSWVRIWVHLVFSTKNREPYLNSKEIRQKVFQHIKDNAKLKGIWLDCINGYQDHIHCLISVNKDQTISTIAQLIKGESSFWINKNKLTKTKFIWQDDYWAVSVSESHIESVREYISKQEEHHKVKTFTEEVDEFMKKYGWKFVQHK